From the Cryptomeria japonica chromosome 2, Sugi_1.0, whole genome shotgun sequence genome, one window contains:
- the LOC131073241 gene encoding pentatricopeptide repeat-containing protein At1g09900 isoform X2: MEWTASCKRHVGFYLLCSANSINEKMKMVQNWKYIRSLSNQVASSHSKKQYNTSSQQIHEHKQAEQVTRRKRGRFNVMLFTKSINALCKSGNTNKAWDDLHSARTKGFRLTVVTFTVLLNGLANEGDLRRINLLLDEMKEMKIHPNVITYSTVIKALCKRDQIEEAREMLHTMRQAHCFPNIITYATLIDGASKMGKINEALVLVAEMIQDGLSPDNFIYSTLINCLCKVGREDEVLRLVARMRYGTCSPNIVTYSALIDGLCKVERLAEALGIVAKMIKDGYFPDIYTYTSLIDGFCKAGKTEEGYNLFAQMKKLGLLPNEITFSAVIGGLCKDGNMDMALEYFKFSNQL; the protein is encoded by the exons ATGGAATGGACTGCATCCTGCAAACGCCATGTTG ggttttatctGCTATGCTCTGCCAACAGCATCAACGAGAAGATGAAGATGGTGCAAAACTGGAAATACATACGTTCTCTGTCTAATCaggtagcttcttctcattctaaAAAACAATACAACACCTCATCTCAACAGATACACGAACATAAACAGGCGGAACAAGTCACTCGTCGCAAGAGGGGCAGATTTAATGTTATGCTCTTCACTAAGTCCATTAATGCCCTCTGTAAATCAGGCAACACAAACAAGGCCTGGGATGATTTACATTCAGCCCGAACTAAAGGCTTTCGTCTCACTGTTGTAACCTTCACCGTGCTTTTGAATGGTCTTGCGAATGAAGGTGACCTCCGGAGAATCAACCTTCTTcttgatgaaatgaaagaaatgaaaATACATCCAAATGTTATCACTTATAGCACCGTCATAAAGGCATTGTGTAAGCGGGATCAAATTGAGGAAGCGCGTGAAATGTTGCACACAATGAGGCAGGCTCATTGCTTTCCTAACATCATTACATATGCCACTTTGATAGACGGAGCCAGCAAGATGGGCAAGATAAATGAAGCTCTTGTTTTAGTAGCTGAAATGATACAAGATGGCCTTTCTCCTGATAACTTTATATACAGTACCCTGATAAATTGTCTGTGCAAGGTGGGTAGGGAAGATGAAGTTCTCAGATTAGTAGCTAGAATGCGATATGGCACATGCTCTCCAAATATTGTTACATATAGCGCCCTGATTGATGGTCTCTGCAAAGTAGAAAGATTAGCCGAAGCTCTAGGAATAGTAGCTAAAATGATAAAAGATGGCTATTTTCCTGATATTTACACTTATACTAGCCTGATAGATGGATTTTGCAAGGCTGGAAAAACAGAGGAAGGCTATAATCTGTTTGCACAAATGAAGAAGTTAGGCCTTTTACCCAATGAAATAACATTTAGTGCAGTTATCGGTGGACTGTGCAAAGATGGCAATATGGATATGGCTTTGGAATATTTTAAGTTTTCCAACCAGTTGTGA
- the LOC131073241 gene encoding pentatricopeptide repeat-containing protein At1g62910 isoform X3, with protein MDCILQTPCCINEKMKMVQNWKYIRSLSNQVASSHSKKQYNTSSQQIHEHKQAEQVTRRKRGRFNVMLFTKSINALCKSGNTNKAWDDLHSARTKGFRLTVVTFTVLLNGLANEGDLRRINLLLDEMKEMKIHPNVITYSTVIKALCKRDQIEEAREMLHTMRQAHCFPNIITYATLIDGASKMGKINEALVLVAEMIQDGLSPDNFIYSTLINCLCKVGREDEVLRLVARMRYGTCSPNIVTYSALIDGLCKVERLAEALGIVAKMIKDGYFPDIYTYTSLIDGFCKAGKTEEGYNLFAQMKKLGLLPNEITFSAVIGGLCKDGNMDMALEYFKFSNQL; from the exons ATGGACTGCATCCTGCAAACGCCATGTTG CATCAACGAGAAGATGAAGATGGTGCAAAACTGGAAATACATACGTTCTCTGTCTAATCaggtagcttcttctcattctaaAAAACAATACAACACCTCATCTCAACAGATACACGAACATAAACAGGCGGAACAAGTCACTCGTCGCAAGAGGGGCAGATTTAATGTTATGCTCTTCACTAAGTCCATTAATGCCCTCTGTAAATCAGGCAACACAAACAAGGCCTGGGATGATTTACATTCAGCCCGAACTAAAGGCTTTCGTCTCACTGTTGTAACCTTCACCGTGCTTTTGAATGGTCTTGCGAATGAAGGTGACCTCCGGAGAATCAACCTTCTTcttgatgaaatgaaagaaatgaaaATACATCCAAATGTTATCACTTATAGCACCGTCATAAAGGCATTGTGTAAGCGGGATCAAATTGAGGAAGCGCGTGAAATGTTGCACACAATGAGGCAGGCTCATTGCTTTCCTAACATCATTACATATGCCACTTTGATAGACGGAGCCAGCAAGATGGGCAAGATAAATGAAGCTCTTGTTTTAGTAGCTGAAATGATACAAGATGGCCTTTCTCCTGATAACTTTATATACAGTACCCTGATAAATTGTCTGTGCAAGGTGGGTAGGGAAGATGAAGTTCTCAGATTAGTAGCTAGAATGCGATATGGCACATGCTCTCCAAATATTGTTACATATAGCGCCCTGATTGATGGTCTCTGCAAAGTAGAAAGATTAGCCGAAGCTCTAGGAATAGTAGCTAAAATGATAAAAGATGGCTATTTTCCTGATATTTACACTTATACTAGCCTGATAGATGGATTTTGCAAGGCTGGAAAAACAGAGGAAGGCTATAATCTGTTTGCACAAATGAAGAAGTTAGGCCTTTTACCCAATGAAATAACATTTAGTGCAGTTATCGGTGGACTGTGCAAAGATGGCAATATGGATATGGCTTTGGAATATTTTAAGTTTTCCAACCAGTTGTGA
- the LOC131073241 gene encoding pentatricopeptide repeat-containing protein At1g63400 isoform X1: protein MDCILQTPCWPYFLGFYLLCSANSINEKMKMVQNWKYIRSLSNQVASSHSKKQYNTSSQQIHEHKQAEQVTRRKRGRFNVMLFTKSINALCKSGNTNKAWDDLHSARTKGFRLTVVTFTVLLNGLANEGDLRRINLLLDEMKEMKIHPNVITYSTVIKALCKRDQIEEAREMLHTMRQAHCFPNIITYATLIDGASKMGKINEALVLVAEMIQDGLSPDNFIYSTLINCLCKVGREDEVLRLVARMRYGTCSPNIVTYSALIDGLCKVERLAEALGIVAKMIKDGYFPDIYTYTSLIDGFCKAGKTEEGYNLFAQMKKLGLLPNEITFSAVIGGLCKDGNMDMALEYFKFSNQL, encoded by the exons ATGGACTGCATCCTGCAAACGCCATGTTG GCcatattttttagggttttatctGCTATGCTCTGCCAACAGCATCAACGAGAAGATGAAGATGGTGCAAAACTGGAAATACATACGTTCTCTGTCTAATCaggtagcttcttctcattctaaAAAACAATACAACACCTCATCTCAACAGATACACGAACATAAACAGGCGGAACAAGTCACTCGTCGCAAGAGGGGCAGATTTAATGTTATGCTCTTCACTAAGTCCATTAATGCCCTCTGTAAATCAGGCAACACAAACAAGGCCTGGGATGATTTACATTCAGCCCGAACTAAAGGCTTTCGTCTCACTGTTGTAACCTTCACCGTGCTTTTGAATGGTCTTGCGAATGAAGGTGACCTCCGGAGAATCAACCTTCTTcttgatgaaatgaaagaaatgaaaATACATCCAAATGTTATCACTTATAGCACCGTCATAAAGGCATTGTGTAAGCGGGATCAAATTGAGGAAGCGCGTGAAATGTTGCACACAATGAGGCAGGCTCATTGCTTTCCTAACATCATTACATATGCCACTTTGATAGACGGAGCCAGCAAGATGGGCAAGATAAATGAAGCTCTTGTTTTAGTAGCTGAAATGATACAAGATGGCCTTTCTCCTGATAACTTTATATACAGTACCCTGATAAATTGTCTGTGCAAGGTGGGTAGGGAAGATGAAGTTCTCAGATTAGTAGCTAGAATGCGATATGGCACATGCTCTCCAAATATTGTTACATATAGCGCCCTGATTGATGGTCTCTGCAAAGTAGAAAGATTAGCCGAAGCTCTAGGAATAGTAGCTAAAATGATAAAAGATGGCTATTTTCCTGATATTTACACTTATACTAGCCTGATAGATGGATTTTGCAAGGCTGGAAAAACAGAGGAAGGCTATAATCTGTTTGCACAAATGAAGAAGTTAGGCCTTTTACCCAATGAAATAACATTTAGTGCAGTTATCGGTGGACTGTGCAAAGATGGCAATATGGATATGGCTTTGGAATATTTTAAGTTTTCCAACCAGTTGTGA